The Nocardioides sp. S5 genome includes a window with the following:
- the glgP gene encoding alpha-glucan family phosphorylase, whose amino-acid sequence MRAFRRFTVRPVLPEPLGALSVLAGNLRWSWHPPTQDVFASVDPQLWRDVAGDPVRFLGAVSRERLDELVDDGDFRARLDAAHADLQRYLSEDRWYARKAGEDAPRAIAYFSSEYGIASVLPQYSGGLGILAGDHLKASSDLGIPLVGVGLFYRHGYFKQALDRDGWQQESYPVLDPDELPLTQLREADGTRATVSIALPDGPDLVARILVAQVGRVPLLLLDTDIEDNSAHYRDVTDRLYGGNSEHRLRQELLLGVGGVRALRVWSRITGAPAPEVFHANEGHAGFLGVERIRELTVGDDGPHLDFDTALEVSRAGTVFTTHTPVPAGIDRFPRELVSQYFGGSSPTPGVPVDRVLALGAEDYDGGDAGVFNMAVMGFRLAQRANGVSMLHGHVSRGMFNGLWPAFDEAEVPITSITNGVHGPTWIAREVIELAASRGADIDGDDTDALWPMVDQFGDREIWDLKRTLRTRFIEDARDRMRRSAAKRGFAPAETTWIDTALDPDVLTIGFARRVPTYKRLTLMLRDPARLKKLLLDPERPIQLVIAGKAHPADETGKRLIQEMVRFADDPEIRHRIAFLPNYDIAMAQPLYPGCDVWLNNPLRPYEACGTSGMKAALNGGLNLSILDGWWDEWYDGNNGWAIPSADGIDDADRRDDLEAHALYDLLETDVVPRFYETNHEGVPPRWLEMVRHTLKSLGPKVLATRQVRDYVRELYAPAAHTARSLNSDYAGAHELSAWKQTVREAWHGVRVEHVDSEGVGDQAEVGATLAVRAWVALGSLSADDVEVQVVHGRIGSDDELTATTVTPMLVGESYDGNRHRFDAAVSLDRSGPFGYTVRVVPRNEALASVAELGLVAEPV is encoded by the coding sequence GTGCGAGCGTTCCGACGATTCACCGTCCGTCCTGTCCTTCCCGAGCCCCTCGGCGCCCTGTCCGTCCTCGCGGGCAACCTGCGCTGGTCGTGGCACCCCCCGACCCAGGACGTCTTCGCGTCCGTCGACCCACAGCTGTGGCGCGACGTGGCCGGTGACCCGGTCCGGTTCCTGGGGGCCGTGAGCCGCGAGCGTCTCGACGAGCTCGTCGACGACGGGGACTTCCGCGCCCGGCTCGACGCCGCCCACGCGGACCTCCAGCGCTACCTCTCCGAGGACCGCTGGTACGCCCGCAAGGCCGGCGAGGACGCCCCGCGCGCCATCGCCTACTTCTCGTCCGAGTACGGCATCGCCTCCGTGCTGCCGCAGTACTCCGGCGGTCTCGGCATCCTGGCCGGCGACCACCTGAAGGCGTCCTCGGACCTCGGCATCCCGCTGGTCGGTGTCGGCCTGTTCTACCGCCACGGCTACTTCAAGCAGGCGCTGGACCGTGACGGCTGGCAGCAGGAGAGCTACCCCGTCCTCGACCCCGACGAGCTGCCGCTGACCCAGCTGCGGGAGGCCGACGGCACGCGCGCGACGGTCTCGATCGCGCTGCCCGACGGCCCGGACCTCGTCGCCCGGATCCTGGTGGCGCAGGTCGGCCGCGTGCCCCTGCTGCTCCTCGACACCGACATCGAGGACAACAGCGCCCACTACCGCGACGTCACCGACCGCCTCTACGGCGGCAACTCCGAGCACCGCCTGCGCCAGGAGCTGCTGCTCGGTGTCGGAGGCGTCCGGGCGCTGCGCGTGTGGTCGCGCATCACCGGAGCCCCGGCCCCCGAGGTCTTCCACGCCAACGAGGGCCACGCCGGCTTCCTCGGGGTCGAGCGGATCCGCGAGCTCACCGTGGGTGACGACGGGCCGCACCTCGACTTCGACACCGCGCTCGAGGTTTCGCGCGCCGGCACGGTCTTCACGACCCACACGCCGGTGCCCGCGGGCATCGACCGGTTCCCCCGCGAGCTGGTCTCGCAGTACTTCGGCGGCAGCTCGCCGACGCCGGGCGTCCCGGTCGACCGCGTGCTCGCCCTGGGTGCCGAGGACTACGACGGCGGTGACGCCGGCGTCTTCAACATGGCCGTGATGGGCTTCCGCCTCGCCCAGCGCGCCAACGGCGTCTCGATGCTGCACGGCCACGTGTCGCGCGGGATGTTCAACGGCCTCTGGCCCGCGTTCGACGAGGCCGAGGTGCCGATCACGTCGATCACCAACGGCGTGCACGGTCCGACGTGGATCGCGCGCGAGGTCATCGAGCTCGCCGCCAGCCGCGGTGCCGACATCGACGGTGACGACACCGACGCGCTGTGGCCGATGGTCGACCAGTTCGGCGACCGCGAGATCTGGGACCTCAAGCGCACGCTGCGCACCCGCTTCATCGAGGACGCTCGCGACCGGATGCGCCGTTCGGCGGCCAAGCGTGGGTTCGCCCCTGCCGAGACGACGTGGATCGACACGGCCCTCGACCCCGACGTGCTGACCATCGGCTTCGCGCGCCGCGTCCCGACGTACAAGCGGCTCACGCTGATGCTGCGCGACCCGGCCCGCCTGAAGAAGCTGCTCCTCGACCCCGAGCGCCCGATCCAGCTGGTCATCGCCGGCAAGGCGCACCCGGCCGACGAGACCGGCAAGCGGCTCATCCAGGAGATGGTGCGCTTCGCCGACGACCCGGAGATCCGCCACCGCATCGCCTTCCTGCCCAACTACGACATCGCGATGGCGCAGCCGCTCTACCCCGGCTGCGACGTGTGGCTCAACAACCCGCTGCGCCCCTACGAGGCCTGCGGCACGTCGGGCATGAAGGCCGCGCTCAACGGGGGCCTCAACCTCTCGATCCTCGACGGCTGGTGGGACGAGTGGTACGACGGCAACAACGGCTGGGCGATCCCGTCGGCCGACGGCATCGACGACGCCGACCGTCGTGACGACCTCGAGGCGCACGCGCTCTACGACCTGCTCGAGACCGACGTCGTGCCGCGCTTCTACGAGACCAACCACGAGGGCGTCCCGCCGCGCTGGCTCGAGATGGTGCGCCACACGCTGAAGTCGCTCGGCCCCAAGGTGCTCGCCACCCGCCAGGTGCGCGACTACGTCCGCGAGCTCTACGCGCCCGCCGCGCACACTGCGCGCTCGCTCAACTCCGACTACGCCGGCGCCCACGAGCTGTCGGCCTGGAAGCAGACCGTCCGGGAGGCGTGGCACGGCGTGCGCGTCGAGCACGTCGACTCCGAGGGCGTGGGCGACCAGGCCGAGGTCGGTGCGACCCTCGCCGTACGCGCCTGGGTGGCGCTCGGCTCGCTGTCGGCCGACGACGTCGAGGTCCAGGTCGTGCACGGCAGGATCGGCTCCGACGACGAGCTCACCGCGACGACCGTGACCCCGATGCTGGTGGGGGAGTCCTACGACGGCAACCGCCACCGCTTCGACGCTGCGGTGTCGCTGGACCGGTCCGGTCCCTTCGGCTACACGGTGCGCGTCGTCCCGCGCAACGAGGCACTGGCCTCGGTGGCCGAGCTCGGCCTGGTGGCCGAGCCGGTCTGA
- the glgX gene encoding glycogen debranching protein GlgX produces the protein MTPPPDQASVWNHDGETREVWPGRNYPLGATWSHDATNFAVYSPNAERLWVCVFDDDDVETRHLLTEHSLGVWHGAVPGVAPGTRYGYRAHGPWDPDAGLRFNAAKLLLDPYAKAVSGDLVADDAIFGYVPGDPDTISDLDSAAYVPRSVVVYDDFQWGADTSPRRRWRDTVIYEMHVKGMTALHDRVPEELRGTYAGLATPAVTDYLRDLGVTAVELLPVHQFFSEPALAERDLVNYWGYNSLGFFAPHNAYAHAGDRGQQVTEFKQMVKAFHEAGLEVILDVVYNHTAEAGPLGPTLSFRGLDDLGYYQRVVAPQPEPGADPMPDTYWDVTGCGNTVDATHTQSLRMILDSLRYWVNEMHVDGFRFDLMSALTRTNQVVDLGSHLITAIGQDPVLRHVKLIAEPWDASMDGYRVGRFPPPWIEWNDQFRDTVRDFWRGHSAGVRTVATRLAGSSDLYADDGRSPYASVNFVTAHDGFTLRDLVSYNDKHNEANGEDNRDGTDNNRSWNCGVEGETDDTGVVAMRRRQAANLMATLCFSSGVPMLTAGDERGRTQGGNNNAYGQDNETSWIDWRPDDAWLDLYEITKTALRLRREHPVLRQRHWFEGRPTIRGGIKDLVWVHPSGREMATDDWNDDSVRTVGMFLNGAPLRYPGPRGEQIRDKSFMIWLNAGADDVKLVLPDNQWVHHGEVVLSTNAEVAVGTPVVAGTSMLLQARSVLVMRQT, from the coding sequence GTGACACCGCCCCCCGACCAAGCATCAGTCTGGAACCACGACGGCGAGACGCGAGAGGTCTGGCCGGGTCGCAACTACCCCCTCGGGGCGACCTGGTCCCACGACGCGACCAACTTCGCGGTCTACTCGCCCAACGCCGAGCGGCTCTGGGTGTGCGTCTTCGACGACGACGACGTCGAGACGCGCCACCTGCTCACCGAGCACTCCCTCGGCGTGTGGCACGGCGCGGTGCCCGGTGTCGCGCCCGGCACGCGCTACGGCTACCGCGCCCACGGCCCGTGGGACCCCGACGCCGGCCTGCGGTTCAACGCCGCCAAGCTGCTGCTCGACCCCTACGCCAAGGCGGTCTCGGGCGACCTGGTGGCCGACGACGCGATCTTCGGCTACGTGCCGGGCGATCCCGACACCATCAGCGACCTCGACTCCGCGGCGTACGTGCCGCGCAGCGTGGTCGTCTACGACGACTTCCAGTGGGGCGCCGACACCTCGCCGCGCCGGCGCTGGCGCGACACGGTCATCTACGAGATGCACGTCAAGGGCATGACCGCGCTGCACGACCGGGTGCCCGAGGAGCTGCGCGGGACCTACGCCGGGCTCGCCACGCCGGCGGTCACCGACTACCTCCGCGACCTCGGCGTCACGGCCGTCGAGCTGCTGCCGGTGCACCAGTTCTTCTCCGAGCCGGCCCTGGCCGAGCGCGACCTGGTGAACTACTGGGGCTACAACTCGCTCGGCTTCTTCGCCCCCCACAACGCCTATGCGCACGCCGGCGACCGCGGCCAGCAGGTCACCGAGTTCAAGCAGATGGTGAAGGCCTTCCACGAGGCGGGCCTCGAGGTCATCCTCGACGTCGTCTACAACCACACCGCCGAGGCAGGGCCGCTCGGGCCGACGCTGAGCTTCCGCGGGCTCGACGACCTCGGCTACTACCAGCGCGTCGTCGCGCCCCAGCCCGAGCCGGGCGCGGACCCGATGCCCGACACCTACTGGGACGTGACCGGCTGCGGCAACACCGTCGACGCCACCCACACCCAGAGCCTGCGGATGATCCTCGACTCCCTGCGCTACTGGGTCAACGAGATGCACGTCGACGGCTTCCGCTTCGACCTGATGAGCGCGCTGACCCGCACCAACCAGGTCGTTGACCTCGGCAGCCACCTGATCACCGCGATCGGACAGGATCCGGTCCTGCGCCACGTGAAGCTGATCGCCGAGCCGTGGGACGCCTCGATGGACGGCTACCGCGTCGGCCGGTTCCCCCCGCCGTGGATCGAGTGGAACGACCAGTTCCGCGACACCGTGCGGGACTTTTGGCGCGGCCACTCCGCCGGCGTACGCACCGTGGCGACGCGCCTGGCCGGCTCGAGCGACCTGTACGCCGACGACGGCCGCTCGCCCTACGCGTCGGTGAACTTCGTGACCGCGCACGACGGCTTCACGCTGCGCGACCTGGTGTCCTACAACGACAAGCACAACGAGGCCAACGGCGAGGACAACCGCGACGGCACCGACAACAACCGGTCGTGGAACTGCGGCGTCGAGGGCGAGACCGACGACACCGGTGTCGTCGCGATGCGGCGCCGCCAGGCGGCCAACCTGATGGCCACCCTCTGCTTCTCCAGCGGCGTGCCGATGCTCACCGCCGGTGACGAGCGCGGGCGCACGCAGGGCGGCAACAACAACGCGTACGGCCAGGACAACGAGACGTCGTGGATCGACTGGCGTCCCGACGACGCGTGGCTCGACCTCTACGAGATCACCAAGACCGCGCTGCGGCTGCGCCGTGAGCACCCTGTCCTGCGCCAGCGTCACTGGTTCGAGGGCCGGCCCACCATCCGCGGCGGCATCAAGGACCTCGTCTGGGTCCACCCCAGCGGCCGCGAGATGGCGACCGACGACTGGAACGACGACTCGGTCCGCACGGTCGGGATGTTCCTCAACGGCGCACCACTGCGCTACCCCGGTCCCCGCGGGGAGCAGATCCGGGACAAGTCCTTCATGATCTGGCTCAACGCCGGGGCCGACGACGTCAAGCTCGTCCTCCCGGACAATCAGTGGGTCCACCACGGCGAGGTGGTGCTCTCGACCAATGCCGAGGTCGCCGTGGGCACGCCGGTCGTGGCAGGCACCTCGATGCTGCTGCAGGCACGCTCGGTGCTGGTGATGCGCCAGACCTGA
- a CDS encoding sigma factor, producing the protein MLRTPGEGVPIVVEILEQRLIEAGRGDREAAAAVYDDVAEVVYGLVLHMTGDPERAEALARDALLAVIRTASLFDPAQGSARSWIVGVAHQHAARSRRSTRRPRAQELGAPTPTPGLAALSGPDARAVELSWFGARTYGDVAEDTGESPDHVLTRLRTALLDLGSGPAAPEPWRSA; encoded by the coding sequence ATGTTGAGGACCCCTGGGGAGGGAGTGCCGATCGTGGTGGAGATCCTGGAACAACGGCTGATCGAGGCGGGTCGTGGCGACCGCGAGGCTGCGGCGGCCGTGTACGACGACGTCGCCGAGGTCGTCTACGGCCTGGTGCTGCACATGACGGGCGACCCGGAGCGGGCAGAGGCCCTGGCGCGCGACGCCCTGCTCGCCGTCATCCGGACCGCGTCGCTCTTCGACCCGGCCCAGGGGTCGGCCCGCAGCTGGATCGTGGGCGTGGCCCACCAGCACGCCGCCCGGAGCCGGAGGTCGACGCGGAGGCCACGGGCACAGGAGCTCGGCGCACCGACGCCCACCCCCGGTCTCGCCGCGCTGTCGGGACCCGACGCTCGGGCGGTGGAGCTCTCCTGGTTCGGCGCACGCACCTACGGCGACGTCGCCGAGGACACCGGCGAGTCGCCCGATCATGTCCTGACGCGGCTGAGGACTGCTCTCCTAGACCTCGGGAGCGGCCCCGCCGCACCGGAGCCGTGGCGCTCGGCCTGA
- a CDS encoding IS481 family transposase, which produces MAHANARLNLHGRRLLIERVIDHGRPVAHVAKELGISRQCAHRWVARFRAEGEAGLVDRSSRPHHCPHRVPREVEQAVLLLRRTERRGQDWIGPELGIPARTVGAILQRHHVPLLRTCDPLTGEVIRASKTTAVRYERDTPGDLVHVDVKKVGRIPDGGGWKAHGRGERPSYKRRVGYDYVHAAVDDHTRLAYAEILTNETGATCAGFLARAAGFFAEHGITIRQVISDNALNYTRSRDFADVIESLNAQHITIKPHCPWQNGKVERFNRTVQTEWAYHQVFTSNDERAAALAPWLDFYNTRRRHSAIGGLPPISRLS; this is translated from the coding sequence GTGGCCCACGCTAACGCTCGTTTGAATCTGCATGGTCGTCGTCTGCTCATCGAGCGGGTCATCGACCACGGTCGTCCCGTCGCGCATGTCGCCAAAGAACTCGGCATCTCACGTCAGTGCGCCCACCGCTGGGTTGCCCGGTTCCGCGCTGAGGGCGAGGCCGGCCTGGTCGACCGGTCCTCACGCCCACACCACTGCCCCCACCGTGTTCCACGCGAGGTCGAGCAAGCAGTCCTGTTGCTGCGCCGCACCGAGCGCCGCGGACAGGACTGGATCGGACCCGAGCTCGGGATCCCCGCCCGCACTGTCGGGGCGATCCTGCAGCGCCACCACGTCCCACTCCTGCGCACCTGTGACCCGTTGACCGGCGAGGTGATCCGCGCGTCGAAGACCACAGCGGTGCGCTACGAACGCGACACCCCCGGCGACCTGGTCCACGTGGACGTGAAGAAGGTCGGCCGGATCCCTGATGGCGGCGGGTGGAAAGCCCACGGCCGCGGCGAGCGGCCCAGCTACAAGCGCAGGGTCGGCTACGACTACGTCCACGCCGCGGTCGACGACCACACCCGACTCGCCTACGCCGAGATCCTCACCAACGAAACCGGGGCGACCTGCGCTGGGTTCTTGGCACGCGCCGCCGGCTTCTTCGCCGAACACGGCATCACCATCCGTCAGGTCATTAGCGACAACGCCCTGAACTACACCCGATCACGCGACTTCGCAGACGTCATCGAGTCCCTCAACGCTCAACACATCACCATCAAGCCGCACTGCCCTTGGCAGAACGGCAAGGTCGAGAGGTTCAACCGGACCGTCCAGACCGAGTGGGCCTACCACCAGGTCTTCACCAGCAACGACGAACGCGCAGCAGCACTGGCGCCCTGGCTCGACTTCTACAACACTCGACGACGCCACTCAGCCATCGGAGGACTACCCCCGATCAGCCGACTGTCATGA
- a CDS encoding MarR family transcriptional regulator: MTEIDTPPLSDQLCFDLYAASRAVTAAYRPALTQLGLTYPQYLVLIVLWERDERAVRDIAEALRLDHGTLTPLLRRMEVAGFVARHRHHEDERFVVVSLTAKGERLRSHAERIHCDMKDALALSVEEFSDLQMTLRTLTERVGS; this comes from the coding sequence GTGACCGAGATCGACACCCCTCCGTTGTCGGACCAGCTGTGCTTCGACCTCTACGCCGCATCCCGGGCGGTCACGGCCGCCTACCGTCCCGCCCTCACCCAGCTGGGCCTGACGTACCCGCAGTACCTCGTGCTCATCGTGCTGTGGGAGCGCGACGAGCGGGCGGTCCGTGACATCGCGGAGGCGTTGCGGCTCGACCACGGGACACTCACGCCGCTCCTGCGGCGGATGGAGGTCGCAGGCTTCGTCGCACGGCACCGCCACCACGAGGACGAGCGCTTCGTGGTCGTGTCGCTCACCGCGAAGGGCGAGCGCCTCCGAAGCCACGCCGAGCGCATCCACTGCGACATGAAGGACGCGCTCGCGCTGAGCGTCGAGGAGTTCTCCGACCTGCAGATGACCCTGCGGACGCTCACGGAGCGGGTCGGCTCCTAG